The Chroicocephalus ridibundus chromosome 20, bChrRid1.1, whole genome shotgun sequence genome has a window encoding:
- the CDKN1A gene encoding cyclin-dependent kinase inhibitor 1, whose protein sequence is MPLSQSRAGQMPCSSKVCRNLFGPVDHHQLQNDYENMLRQQLEEAQQRWNFNFETETPLEGHFKWERVYLDEQPPQEVHSLVTVTGSGSSLVHKVSPKGHLGRICPEGSQQSSEVYRAGSPQSLKRGQTTIKDFYSAKRRNIPDKPKPDKPKL, encoded by the exons ATGCCACTGTCTCAGAGCAGGGCCGGGCAGATGCCATGCAGCAGTAAGGTGTGCAGGAACCTCTTTGGCCCCGTGGACCACCACCAGCTCCAGAATGACTATGAGAACATGTTGAGGCAACAGCTGGAAGAAGCTCAGCAGCGGTGGAACTTCAACTTTGAGACGGAGACTCCCTTGGAAGGACACTTCAAGTGGGAGAGGGTCTACCTGGATGAGCAGCCGCCCCAGGAGGTCCACAGCCTGGTCACGGTCACCGGCAGCGGGAGCTCCTTGGTCCACAAGGTCTCTCCCAAGGGCCATCTTGGCAGGATTTGCCCTGAGGGGTCTCAGCAGAGCTCGGAGGTTTACAGGGCTGGTTCCCCACAGAGCTTGAAACGTGGGCAGACCACCATCAAAG ACTTCTACAGCGCCAAGCGGAGGAACATCCCTGACAAGCCCAAGCCTGACAAGCCCAAGCTGTGA